ACATTCTTAACTTCTTTTTAAGATTTTCTTCCTCACTACCATGTTTTCCTGTGTTATACCATTTCACTTTATCTTTCTCTTCAATATGTCTCCGTAACTTACTATgtgctttcttttccatttctctaACTTTCGGTGCTAGAGGCATTCTTACTTCTTCTGCATTTTCCCACCCAAAATCATCACATAATGCTATCCAGcatttgtctatttctttctgTCTCAGTTTCTTATCGTGTGGTTCTGTCTGTGCTAACAGCATATCCGTAACCTTTTGCCACTGCAGCAACACTGGCGGACATCCGTATTCATCACATTCTTTctgaaattcagccattttacacacaattgTACTGTTCACAATCTTTTACAGCCTTATGTATTCCAATTTATAGTATAAGGTGGTCTGGGTGACTATGTTTTCTGAATTAATTCACTTAATTACTGACGGTTATCATCTTAGTTATTATCAACGGAGTTTCTGTTGAGCAATGTGAAAGTAAAACGTTTTTGCTATCATCGATCTTTCTCAGTTATTCATGccaattatttaaacattttacctACGTTTTCAGTCATTGAAAGACTGCAACTACCAATTTTGGAATATTCTTTACGAGTTGCCGACTCGAGGGCGAGCTTATCTCGACAGAATTTTGgtattttttaaaccaaaagAGTCTCATGTAGAATATATCGGGTTATTTGTTAAAACAAATAGGACCATTAAACCTGATTATGATTGTATATTTGTCAACAAAGGacgaaatgacagaatttactgGTATTTTTCACCCATGGTCAAACTGACGATTTTGTATTTTCAGCAAGGATCAACTGACAGACCTCTTTGGTATTTGTTCACACAAAGCTCACTGATCAGATATTATGTTTGTAGCGAAGTTCAATTATCATTGATGATAGAACGCAATCATCTTAAGTTGTTCTTTAAATTGAGTATCAAGACCTATCTTTATACTTTTTTACTGCTAATTGGAATGTTATCAATTTCAGCCAACATTTAAGGTATGTTATTTTCAATCTAGGTATGTTTTgaataaacaggcttctgcttaccttttatttttaggtcgacctgtgtgttgaatcTGAATCCGTTCCGAACGAAATTGGCAGAAAATGCCTTCGTCTCTCATCAAATCACGTCTCGTCAAATCACGTCTCGGGGTCACcatttgttggactttaaaggcagtcctgcatgctcaaaaatttgcacagagacgttctccaaaattaaacgaagttttattatcagatgtaaaaaggtaacaaagctttgggttgtcagacgatctcctcaccctcacaaagccaacaacccacaaatattcaaaaacacccatatttattaagtatgtgacgtcgctcgtatcttctgactcctcctctgcctttaaggagtgctgctccgtttccaccaatcaccgtgaagtcctttttcttagttcctgtaaaataacatttcaaaacgtattaTCCTGTGGTcatcgccagtcctgaggaatgttctccaggacagtttcttttggggagcggtctcctagaaacagttaattgtggccggacaaacataccaacattcttaacattcttttagtaaaaagaaaacactcaatcatctaatgtttttaattatatagcgttgtttcttaatcctatgattcattaaaaacacatcacaactcatgattatacttaaaacatatgcagtggattgattcataattTCTTTTCTTTAGTGACTCTTTGtgactcttgtgtgtgtgtgtgtgtgtgtgttgatctagataatttatggctccaacccccatttgccacagtaactattttactgagtaagatagcaagcacatgacaaaatcacacagcttaatgatttaatgaaagaaaacacttattgattatattgatatttaaatcatacttttatctgaaaaatattcccacactgtgtgtcacggattggcagaagaacccaaatggaggcagcagtgaaggggttaacaaagaatatatttattaaacaaatagacaaaacaaaaacccacgatggggtaaatcaagaaaacaggaaaaactcaaacagaacatagactgactaaaactggactaaactgagaaacacttgacaaactataacaaaacactaaaagacTTACTTGACAAGACTCAGAATATTAAACAGCACACTGGGACCGACAGGAACAagaacaacgaacgagcacaggacaaagaaacaagagggtatatatagggaagacaaacgagggataatgacacggggcaggtgtgggtaattaaacactcaggggaagatgacaaggaaacgagaggaatggggccaatgacaagacactggagagaacgtatacagtatatatgtttctctccacacataacctaaggactctgccccgatcccaccacacgactagaatttcataaacaagacggtgggaccgtgacactgTGTGAATTTGAGAATATATTGTGTGCACAAGATCATAGTCAAAGGATCGGCATCCTTTGTTGTGGCAAGAGTTAAGACAAtatacagaacagtttagccacagcagcagagatcattcaggaatgggataaacagagatgactgattaaattacgttttattttgaattatgaatgacatagaaattcacagtgctgatgatttccaCCATcttaattctgccatcgttatactggtagtagcctacaccgacagctgcagtgcgcattgcaatgcaaacgctgcTCACCTTGAAACTTCACACCACGCTGAGTgtgcggcgcgaactagctgcttacccatgcagtatcggggaaacagatgatattttatcgaatgccaaaattggaatttatcactttggtacataaagacaataaaacggctggcttgcagcagaccaaatcattccccagtcaccgggattgtccaccccagtccgtgcacgctgttatcaagtcataaacatttcagtcgtttgttactaacatacggacaatgcatataaactagggctgtcaacgttaacgcgttaacgcatgcgattatttttttcaaattaacgcgtgaaaaatatttaacgcaattaacgcaccatccgtttgttttgacattctttgtctagcgttacattatgttatcacgctcttattcctgtacaggcttttaaaccacttaagcgcgattttaaacagttgctttgacgcgttcaatgaagatagatagcttctaaactgtgggacgcggcaaaacgcagcgcgaggtccagtctggtgtaaacagtcacgggctgaaggctgcgtcgttgaatctctgtcagacagcgcatccgtgttaagttctctttcgtgcttgaatggataaaaccatacaagattatgtcagaaagaccgttttgtgttgcattttcttaagcaagacttcaaagtgtaaaataaaatcttaaatgaatgcaaagagttgtgaaaatgggagtgcggtgacggtcagatctgcgtactgagacagctcttaaaggggccacgaacttaaacgtgctgctgtgactccagTCACTAAAGttaataaaagaacaaaataaaagaagaaatcaatgtgattttgtagctttaatgagaattcttctgcatttaatttataatttaggattaaagactgtaaagtgtttgagaacttccttcaatttctgtatatttcatgatagctctcaattatattgttgaatggctataattaatgttaaaataatcaatttaaaagAGACATcaattaatatcaaaatgttttctttcattcattaaatgacgctgttaaagaaatatgttgtttctacatcaatttgaagattaaatgtgaaattattcaaatgtaaaagtatattttaaaatattactgttatgtgagattaatcatgattattcacagaaaatgtgtgattaatccgattaatttttttaatcgattgacagcactaatataaacacaaacaatcattactgagtagtataaagaagaggccattcacatttcttagtatatcacgcattttagaccgccactagccgccatgttagctccctgaatcttagtgcagaacaaaacgtgattcgctgaagttagaacgtgccctataggcccttttcacaatgacgtcacttaacttccgcctttttgcaatgcagtgtatcataacatccgtctagcaacaaacaagaaaaagaagaagaagaagaacttccattttgccgtcgcgctggaatttaacaacagtgagaaaaaaaactgacagaacacgtattcaagtacttatcctagcaccttcgctaacacaaaaagaaaacaaaacacttaccttcacaatcaaacaggtactgttcaacgaagaatttctATCCTTTCTCTAgatttgatcttgtcgttagtgaaaatttgtctgcaagacgttgtacatcatctagacgtatttgtggcagatgtgcaagccacttggtaaactccattctgaggcactagcggaagtaacttcttcttcttgagttttacttgcggttggcaaatcagctttaggtgcattaccgccaccttatgaactggagtgctagcggaagtaatgatacactgcttcgctgcagacggaagatgcgtgacgtcatgtgaaaagggcgtattggacaacgaaagcggaagttaaccgattggcttgcgtagatagtgggcggagtcacctatttgtggattgtgccCACGTCTtgatgttagaaatgtttcaaaatccacaaatgcacagagagccatccaaaaatgcgtgcactgatccacaaatgcgtgcagcaattcacaaatgcacagaaagggATCCacgaatgtgcagaaagcgatccacaaatgtgcagaaagcgatccacaaatgtgcagaaagcgatccacaaatgtgcagaaagtgatctacaaataaatgccattgaaataaatttgtaaatattttttatttgcaaatctcattgtatttatttgtgaattccatttctttttgtggaacgtctaacatatatttatggttcgctttttgtgcatatgtggatttaaaaaatgtttgtgaaactctctatatttatttgcggatcatagtttatttattcagaatattgcaacaattctgatcccataggggagtgaggtttacacactgcacagctcttcactagctggcctccgttacatatatataaatacacacacatacatatacatatactgtacatacatatacatatgtagatatatatatttgttaaatctaatgtttaaaaaactttCTTATCAACCTTcatttgaataaatgaataatcagATATTCGTTTCAACACGCACCAAACGGGCACCAAAAGAGCTTGAGCTGGCCTTGTCGTAATTAAATGCATTTCTTTTGCGGGTAAATGAAGTGCAGGTAACACTAAAGCAGCTTCGTAATCAAAGCAAGTTTCtagttttcatctgatgtcatTGGTTTCATCAGTGGTCTTTGATAAAAGCTAAATGCAATGTGCTGCGGTTTTTGAGAGACTTCTGTATAAAGTGCATAATTCAAATAAGAAGTCTCTTTCCCAAGAAGCAAACTTAATGCGGTGTTCCGCATGACCTGTTGGTCATTCTGGTTCTGAAGAATTAAAACCTGTTATGTGGAAATTCACAAGAGGGTGTGTCTAAAGTGCAGGGTGCTTATTGGCattatattttactttattcAGTGGCATCGTTCCGCCTTTGATTATATCAGTATGTTCACGTGTCCTATAACGTTCAGTTCAGCAGTGAGGTGaatatgtttatgtaaatgAGAAGTTAGGAGGTCTCACATGCGCGTCTTCTCGGTTCAAACTGCTTGCCGTTACCTTGAGGGACGGATCGACTGAGGACGGACTGATAACAGTAAGTCAATTTTATCAGTTACTTTATTACTTTCATCGGTCATTAGCATGCACTGATGGATTTAAAATAGTTGTTTTATGTCGATGAGCGATTTAAAACGTTTGAACGAGTTGAACGTTCCTAGAAAGAAATGCGCCTGAATAAATGCGGCGAGAAACAATATTGACATTAAAAGTGTGTCAGCAGCCCGATCTGTAAATACTCATGCCAATTTTATGCTGATGAAGATTAAccatgtatttattatagtaaatacgTTTTTATTTTGGCAGATTATCATTTGTATTAGGCTACTTTAGTTTTACTTCACAGACCATGGTTAAATTTTGGTTATTGGGGTGATCATGGTTAATCCGTGCTTACTATGGTTTttctaataaaacaaacaaagaaaaaaaattcccAAGGGATAGAGCATACATGCATAATGCATAAGAGCATACAATTCCTGTCTGATATTAATCTAAGTCACatagttttatttgtataactCTTTAAACAATAGGGCAAGAAAAGCAACATTTTAAGCAAAGGTGCATTAAAAGCggcataaatatacattattatatatgataaaaatggaatattaataaaatataaaatgatgaaGTGCATGTAAGGTTCACCCCATAATATGGAGATATGATCGTTCATGACAAGTTTATTTCCCTTTCTATGTTCTAGAAAGGGTGTTCGTGTTCTATATAAGCTTTTTGTAACAGTTGTGTCACACgtttaaaaataaagagaatttgaATATATCATAAATACGAGAATATGTTCATTATTGTATAATAGTAAAACAATTCTCAATTTCAATTATCCTTTTTTTACAGATAGATTAATGGAAGAATGGCTCTACAAAATTATTCGTTGCATAATGGAAAACAATGCACCTCAATTGATGATTTCCGTAACCAAGTCTATTCCACAGTGTACTCAGTCATCACAGTCTTTGGGCTGATGAGCAATGGCTTTGCACTCTATGTGCTTCTTCGTACATACCGGCAAACCTCAGCCTTCAACATCTACATGCTCAACTTGGCCGTGTCAGACTTGCTGTGTGTCAGTACGCTACCTCTACGGGTGCTCTATTATGTCAACAAAGGGCAGTGGAACATGGGAGACTTTCTATGTCGAGTAAGTTCCTACGCGTTATACATGAACCTCTACTGCAGCATCTTCTTCATGATGGCCATGAGTTTTACCCGTTTTTTGGCCATTGTGTTTCCAGTGCAGAACCTGAGGCTAGCCACTGAAAAAAAGGCATGGATAGTTTGTATATGCATTTGGGTATTCATTTGCACCACCAGTTCACCATTTCTTCTTTCTGGAGAGCATTTGGATCAAAAGACTAACAAAACCAAGTGTTTTGAACCACCAGAAAATGGCACAATAGACAAACTGATTTTTCTGAACTACTTTTCACTGGTGGTGGGGTTCATTATTCCCTTCTTGGTTATTTTGCTTTGCTATGTTGGCATCTTGCGCACTCTACTTAGAAACACTAATACCTTGAACAGGCAGCGCTACACACGCAACAAGGCCATTCGTATGATTGTTGTTGTGATGTTGGTTTTCTTAGTCAGTTTTATGCCTTATCACATTCAACGCACGCTACATCTCAACATCCGTAGACGCAATGACACTACCTGTCAAGAGGTTGTTTATATGCAGAAGTCTGTAGTTATCACACTCTGCCTGGCTGCTTCAAACTGTTGCTTTGACCCAATGCTCTATTTTTTTTCTGGAGAGAATTTTCGACACCGCCTCTCCACCTTCCGTAGAGTCTCTGGTAATATCAACGGCACACACCAGAATTGCCATCGTCTTCAAAACTCTCCACCTGTGGAAGAGAGTGTTCCTCAGGTCTGTAATGGCTCAAGCTAACTTGAAGGAATCagaataatgtttatttgtcagtatAAAAGAGAATTTCAAACATCATAGACATGTTAAcctcaagaaataaaaaatacatttctaaacCCATACGGAAATGTAATATATGACATACATGTCCCTATATCAGTAGTGATCTTGCCATATATGTTACatataagaaaatatattattgccacatatatacatattttggaTATATGTAGATATATGTTTATAACATATTTGAAATGCACATATTAAATTCATGTATGAACATATATTTAAAGTATGTATAGGATTAATTTTTATATGGTATTGCATGTTGTGACCATATGCAGtatgttaataatatatatcaAAGTTTTATATGGTATTATATGTTTTCACCATTTGTTAACAATATACATATTGAATTTATATATGCAAGTTTATTAGCCATATATGcctaaaatatattgtttattgtaaatgattaaatgataaaaattactttttgcttatttgtttaatgtttcaaTTCAGTTCTCCCGGGGTAAAACTAtagatgaataaataacatgttaaaaaaaatgtgtaacgGCGGGCCAGAGAGTTAAGAGCCAACGTTACCCGAATTGAAACAAATGGCCAGAGGAGAAGGAAACACGAGTCCATTAGATAGTCGTTTGACAAACTTTTATAGCGGTTAGCACCAGCACTCCTGTTACACACATATAAAGGAGCGAGTACAGAAACGGAAAACAAAAACCCTCTGGTACCgtcacaaacaaaagaaaataacgtACACACGTTGTCAGCGGTAGAGCTAGAGCGACAATCACTCTCCTTCACCTCTCTGCGACTGAGCGTGCTCACACAGGAGTATAGTCTTCCAGCATCTTAAAGGCACATGCACACCttaaaacattatgtggccgtTACAGATCCCCCCGGCAAAAAAAAGCTGTCCCCAGCTGCACACAACTGAGAACAGACAATCCCAATTTGAACAACCTCACACATGAGCAATTGTCAAGGACACCGGACAGAAGCAAAACAGGAATATGCATCGATCACGTATACACAGTCACACATGACATCATACACGGACCAAAAGACATAGTACACTGCGGCACAaagaaaataaaccaaaaacagCATGGAAACAAGGGTACCCAAGGCACAAACACAGTCTTCACAAGACATTGTTTAGATACAATAACACATGAACACAATTTGAACAGTATTCAGGTTAGCTTGCCCAGAGAAAGTAAACATCAAGGAAACAGCATAACCAAACATATGAACCCACATCTGCCCAATAAACAGACTATGTAAGGTCCAGCCTGCCTATTTGCAGGACAAGTGACTCGCGAAGGCATCGCTCCAGCACTGCCATATCTGCTTGCAACAGCTGGACTTGGGCCTGTAGGTCACCCCCCAGAGTGCGGCCTCACCTGTTGTGGAAGAGAGTCATCGAGTGCGGAACAGGCAGATATAGTTAGATCAGTCTGTAAATCAGGGTGAGTAGCAATTGCGTacattcaaaatgacaaataaacaatgttaaacgatagtttttttccccacaaataaaaacattcaaatgcaGCAATACGCCATAGAATAATATGCACACCAACAAGATAAATTGTCAAACAATTTCTCGAAATATTTTCAGACAGTTATCAAGAGTTTCAGAAAAAGTCAGCAAAACACTTATGATTGCACCCCCAAGGGTCCTTGGAAATAAGGATATAGTCCAAAAAAACCAGACCGAAATAACATggcagcaacaaaaaaaaaaaaaaggatacGTTCCACGCACAATTTCGCTTAAAAGTTCCAAATAAAAGTCCACGTTAAAGTTCCGCACTGAGACTTGTTGCACAGCGTAAGGTTCAACTCACGTAGAGACGGACAGGAAAAAACAAATGTCCCGGTAATccacaaaaacaatatagatAAACCGTCAAAAAAACACAAGCACAGTACCTTCACATCAATCAAGCACCAACCGCATGGTCTCCGTAGTTAGCAAGCTAGTCACGACAAGGTCAGGTGCAGCGACTTCAGAGCGAGTAAAACTCCAGCAACGAAATCCGCATTCAAAAATTGGCAAAAGAGACGAATATCTTCGAGGATGGAAGCAAAAAAATGGTCGGCAAGAATCCAGTTGTTCGGGCGCCAATTTGTAACGGCGGGCCAGAGAGTTAAGAGCCAACGTTACCCGAATTGAAACAGATGGCCAGAGGAGAAGGAAAACACGAGTCCATTAGATAGTCGTTTGACAAACTTTTATAGCGGTTCGCACCAGCACTCCTGTTACACACATATAAAGGAGCGAGTACAGAAACGGAAAACAAAAACCCTCTGGTACCgtcacaaacaaaagaaaataacgtACACACGTTGTCAGCGGTAGAGCTAGAGCGACCATCACTCTCCTTCACCTCTCTGCGACTGTGCGTGCTCACACAGGAGTATAGTCTTCCAGCGTATTAAAGGCACACGCACACCttaaaacattatgtggccaTTACAAATGTCAATATGCCAAGACTACATGTCAATTATTGGATAAGTTACTTGTAGAATAAGGAATGTATCGTAGAGTTAtatgggggaaaaaaacacttgCATTACATTTTTGTCCATATGCGCTCTCATCATTGCAACTAACATAACATTATATGCTAGTACAGTACTGGCGCGATTGTGCTTGAACCTCACAATACAGCTTTGCGCAGGCGCCAAATTCAAACACAAACGCGCGCGAATGGCGGAGAGCAATGGCTGCGGCTCAACAGCCATCTGCGTTAAGATGTTTTTCTCAGCAAGTGGAGGGATAACAAATGTGCCAGCACCTTCACATAAAGTTTAAACGACGATGATTTTACAGACGGGCTCGAAGACACACCTGTGGAGCACTGGATGAAACGCTCTCGTATGAGATGTGCAGGTAATTTACTCTTTATCATACGCTAATATTAGAAAGTTGGTGACATATTCAATTGTTTTGCACAAAAGCGTATGTTCCTATTTATATCAGCGAATGTTTAGAATATTCCCTGTCAATGTTTTTTGATTACAGCTGCATTGATGTTTTCGTAGCTCGAGTATGTTAGTTAATATATTTGGGTACATTAATCTGTATAGAGATACTATAAGCTCATTTTCACTGGATAAGCAATGCAACGTTAAGTTACATTTGAAAATGAATTGAAGCTGTCTGAAAAAAGTGATGAAGGACTTGTGTAATGTTTGTCTCTGAGATATAAGGTTAGTCTGGTCTA
The sequence above is drawn from the Triplophysa rosa unplaced genomic scaffold, Trosa_1v2 scaffold2_ERROPOS903570, whole genome shotgun sequence genome and encodes:
- the cysltr1 gene encoding cysteinyl leukotriene receptor 1, with protein sequence MALQNYSLHNGKQCTSIDDFRNQVYSTVYSVITVFGLMSNGFALYVLLRTYRQTSAFNIYMLNLAVSDLLCVSTLPLRVLYYVNKGQWNMGDFLCRVSSYALYMNLYCSIFFMMAMSFTRFLAIVFPVQNLRLATEKKAWIVCICIWVFICTTSSPFLLSGEHLDQKTNKTKCFEPPENGTIDKLIFLNYFSLVVGFIIPFLVILLCYVGILRTLLRNTNTLNRQRYTRNKAIRMIVVVMLVFLVSFMPYHIQRTLHLNIRRRNDTTCQEVVYMQKSVVITLCLAASNCCFDPMLYFFSGENFRHRLSTFRRVSGNINGTHQNCHRLQNSPPVEESVPQVCNGSS